The following are encoded in a window of Chitinophagaceae bacterium genomic DNA:
- a CDS encoding trypsin-like peptidase domain-containing protein — MDELLLIEAVERYLKGEMSAQEKTFFEEIRKNDPAVDQVVVEHTFLLHELEKQAGIKAYKHSLYEVESKMVEEGLVSRSQLKGKAKVVFLWKKYKRNIAVAASIAVLVSLVTTGLIITYNNKVDNNNITKLVREVNETRKKVKILEDSVNAGNKKNRQVIPNTGFRATGFLIDGKGFIVTNAHVVNRMRTIYVENNKGEYFSAAAIYTDALTDLAILKINDTAFKAIPNLPYSINKTNSDLGEPIFTLGYPRNEIVYGEGYVSAKSGNEGDSTAYQVSVSVNPGNSGGPVLNKNGEVIGIITSKNSTADGVVYAAKSKNIHKMLNAVKKEGDSINIKLPTSTGLKGLDRVQQVKKMEEFVFMVVGN, encoded by the coding sequence ATGGATGAATTATTACTTATAGAAGCAGTTGAGCGCTACCTGAAAGGAGAGATGTCGGCCCAGGAAAAGACCTTTTTTGAGGAGATACGCAAAAATGACCCCGCGGTTGACCAGGTAGTGGTGGAACATACTTTTTTACTGCACGAACTGGAAAAACAGGCAGGCATCAAGGCGTATAAGCATTCTTTATACGAGGTGGAAAGCAAGATGGTGGAAGAAGGCCTGGTCAGCAGATCGCAGTTGAAGGGTAAGGCAAAAGTTGTTTTCCTGTGGAAAAAATACAAGCGTAATATTGCAGTAGCTGCCTCCATTGCCGTACTGGTATCCCTTGTTACAACGGGCCTCATCATCACATACAATAACAAGGTTGATAACAACAACATCACAAAACTGGTACGGGAAGTAAACGAAACCAGGAAAAAGGTCAAGATCCTGGAAGATTCTGTGAATGCAGGTAATAAAAAGAACAGGCAGGTCATCCCCAATACCGGCTTCCGGGCCACGGGCTTTTTGATCGACGGCAAAGGCTTTATTGTAACCAATGCCCACGTGGTGAACCGGATGAGAACGATCTACGTGGAAAATAACAAGGGTGAATATTTTTCAGCCGCTGCCATTTACACCGATGCACTCACCGATCTCGCCATTTTAAAAATAAACGACACAGCATTTAAAGCAATACCAAACCTTCCCTACTCCATAAATAAGACCAACTCCGACCTGGGAGAACCCATTTTTACCCTGGGCTACCCACGCAATGAGATTGTTTATGGCGAAGGGTATGTAAGCGCCAAATCGGGTAATGAAGGCGACTCCACCGCTTACCAGGTTTCTGTTTCAGTGAACCCGGGTAACAGCGGCGGACCAGTGCTGAACAAGAACGGTGAGGTCATTGGTATCATCACTTCCAAGAACTCCACAGCTGATGGCGTGGTGTATGCTGCCAAATCAAAGAACATTCACAAAATGCTGAATGCGGTTAAAAAAGAAGGAGACTCAATAAATATTAAACTGCCAACCAGTACCGGGCTCAAAGGACTGGACAGGGTGCAGCAGGTGAAGAAGATGGAAGAGTTCGTATTTATGGTGGTAGGCAATTAA
- a CDS encoding nucleotidyltransferase yields MQPTLLILAAGMASRYGSMKQVQGFGPSGETIMDYSIYDAIRAGFGKVVFIIRKDFAEDFKAKFEPKLAGKIKTEYVYQEMDSYLGDLKAPAERTKPWGTGHAVLCAKEVINEPFAVINADDFYGRDAFAKAAAFLNSKCSEKQYALIGYELAKTLSEHGTVSRGVCQTDDKNNLVGIKERTRIYREEGDIVYEDENGKHKVPSSSSVSMNFWCFHQSLFPFTEQLFLDFVKENNANPKAEFFIPIMAEHFIKNRDGHISVIPTSSKWFGVTYKEDAPVVKESVDKLVAGGEYPPSLWS; encoded by the coding sequence ATGCAACCAACTCTTTTGATATTAGCCGCCGGGATGGCCAGCCGCTACGGAAGTATGAAACAGGTACAGGGCTTTGGGCCTTCGGGTGAAACAATAATGGATTATTCCATCTACGATGCCATCCGGGCCGGGTTTGGTAAAGTGGTGTTCATCATCCGCAAGGATTTTGCCGAAGATTTTAAGGCAAAGTTTGAACCCAAACTGGCGGGGAAGATAAAAACAGAATACGTTTACCAGGAGATGGATTCTTACCTCGGCGATCTGAAAGCGCCTGCTGAAAGGACCAAGCCCTGGGGAACCGGCCATGCAGTGCTGTGTGCCAAAGAGGTCATTAACGAACCATTTGCTGTAATTAACGCGGATGATTTTTACGGGCGGGATGCGTTTGCAAAGGCAGCCGCTTTTCTCAACAGCAAATGCAGCGAAAAACAATATGCCCTCATCGGCTATGAGCTTGCCAAAACATTAAGCGAACATGGAACGGTAAGCCGGGGTGTTTGCCAGACGGATGATAAGAACAACCTCGTGGGCATCAAAGAGCGCACCAGGATCTACCGGGAAGAAGGGGACATTGTTTATGAGGACGAGAACGGTAAGCATAAAGTGCCATCCAGTTCCAGTGTATCCATGAATTTCTGGTGTTTCCATCAGAGCCTGTTCCCGTTCACTGAGCAATTGTTCCTGGATTTTGTAAAAGAGAACAATGCCAACCCCAAGGCGGAATTCTTCATACCCATAATGGCAGAGCATTTTATTAAGAACAGGGATGGGCATATCAGCGTGATCCCCACTTCGTCGAAATGGTTCGGCGTTACCTATAAGGAAGATGCGCCGGTGGTTAAGGAAAGCGTGGATAAACTGGTGGCCGGAGGGGAATATCCACCCTCCTTATGGTCGTAA
- a CDS encoding pyridoxal-phosphate dependent enzyme has protein sequence MLRLDKIHPVVSGNKLFKLHFFLQEALRSSHKTVLSFGGAYSNHLSATAFACSALGLKSIGIVRGEQPAQLSATLQQCIKDGMQLKFISRHQYAEKENAGHIHTLQNEFGECSIIPEGGFHPLGAKGASLIMDLVPDDNYTHICTAMGTATTMAGLLMTARPTQKITGIPVLKGMTDMEEKISHLTGFKTMPGNLEWLSDYHFGGYAKRTDGLIRFMNQCWQQHRLPLDFVYTAKMFFAVLDQIKNDHFAPGSNILCLHTGGLQGNRSLPANTLIF, from the coding sequence GTGCTGCGGCTGGATAAGATACACCCGGTGGTGTCGGGCAATAAACTGTTCAAACTTCATTTCTTCCTGCAGGAAGCATTGCGGTCGTCCCACAAAACCGTACTCAGCTTTGGCGGCGCTTATTCCAACCATCTTTCGGCAACGGCTTTTGCCTGTTCCGCATTGGGGTTAAAAAGCATAGGCATTGTAAGGGGGGAGCAGCCTGCTCAGCTTTCCGCCACCCTGCAGCAATGCATCAAGGATGGCATGCAGTTGAAATTCATTTCGAGGCATCAATATGCCGAAAAAGAAAATGCAGGTCATATACATACCCTGCAGAACGAATTTGGCGAATGCAGCATCATACCCGAAGGAGGATTTCATCCCCTGGGCGCAAAAGGTGCATCGCTGATCATGGACCTGGTGCCTGATGACAATTATACACATATCTGCACGGCCATGGGCACTGCCACCACAATGGCCGGTTTATTGATGACAGCCCGGCCAACCCAGAAAATAACCGGCATACCGGTACTGAAGGGTATGACAGATATGGAAGAAAAGATAAGCCACCTCACCGGGTTTAAAACCATGCCGGGTAACCTTGAATGGCTGAGTGATTATCATTTCGGCGGGTACGCAAAAAGAACAGATGGTCTTATCCGTTTTATGAACCAATGCTGGCAACAGCACCGGCTGCCCCTTGATTTTGTTTACACAGCAAAAATGTTTTTTGCCGTACTGGATCAAATTAAGAATGACCATTTTGCCCCGGGGAGCAATATTCTATGTCTGCATACGGGCGGCCTGCAGGGAAACCGCTCCTTACCGGCCAATACATTAATCTTCTGA
- the lipB gene encoding lipoyl(octanoyl) transferase LipB, translated as MDKQTVIFKDLGIIEYKTAWDLQEELLQENVRIKAALRSGQVSAGNGQLAAGSEPLTINHKLQTTNFFLLCEHPPVYTLGKSGKKENVLMSDDELAENNIAFFNTNRGGDITFHGLQQIVGYPILDLEKYTTDIGRYLRDLEELVILTIAEYGIKGERSKGETGVWIDAGIAGRERKICAIGVRCSRWITMHGFALNVNTDLGYFSNIIPCGIQNKQVTSIEKELGHAVDYEEAKEKVKRNFESVFHSVLH; from the coding sequence GTGGATAAGCAGACAGTGATATTTAAAGACCTGGGCATTATTGAATATAAAACAGCCTGGGATCTGCAGGAAGAATTGCTGCAGGAGAATGTAAGGATCAAGGCGGCGTTACGCAGCGGGCAGGTGTCAGCAGGCAATGGGCAATTGGCAGCGGGCAGTGAGCCTTTGACCATAAACCACAAACTCCAAACCACAAACTTCTTCCTTCTTTGTGAACATCCACCGGTATATACCCTTGGAAAAAGCGGTAAAAAGGAAAATGTACTCATGAGTGATGATGAACTTGCAGAAAATAACATTGCTTTCTTCAATACCAACCGGGGAGGGGATATTACTTTTCACGGCCTGCAACAGATCGTTGGCTATCCCATACTGGACCTGGAGAAATATACTACCGATATCGGCCGGTATTTACGGGACCTGGAAGAACTGGTCATTTTAACCATTGCTGAATATGGCATAAAGGGCGAACGGAGCAAGGGAGAAACGGGCGTCTGGATAGATGCAGGTATTGCCGGCAGGGAAAGAAAGATATGCGCCATCGGTGTGCGCTGCAGCCGGTGGATAACGATGCACGGCTTTGCGCTGAATGTGAATACGGATCTTGGGTATTTCAGCAATATCATACCCTGTGGCATTCAGAACAAACAGGTTACCTCCATAGAAAAAGAGTTAGGGCATGCGGTTGATTATGAGGAGGCGAAAGAAAAAGTAAAAAGGAATTTTGAGAGCGTGTTTCATTCTGTGCTGCACTAA
- a CDS encoding RluA family pseudouridine synthase: MQEEEIEISDSEEMYEKLALTIDKGQEPLRIDKFLMSRIEGATRNKIQQAIDNEMVLVNEKPVKNNYKVKPGDKIAVFASQAPEGTDIVPENIPLNIVYEDDSILIINKPAGMVVHPGSGNPNGTLVNAVAYHLKLQDPGLDENSLSRFGLVHRIDKNTSGLLVMAKDQKSMTDLAKQFFNHTVHRRYIALVWGDMEKDEGTIIAHVGRHQRFRKLFTAYPDGEHGKEAITHYKVLERYNYVTLVECRLETGRTHQIRVHMQLIGHPLFNDDFYGGDRIVKGTVFTKYKQFVDNCFALCPRHALHAKELGFIHPVSRKPMHFESDLPDDMNAVIGKWKKYTGHKENG, encoded by the coding sequence ATGCAAGAAGAAGAAATAGAAATAAGCGACTCGGAAGAAATGTACGAGAAACTGGCATTGACCATCGACAAGGGCCAGGAACCGCTCCGTATTGATAAATTCCTGATGAGCCGGATCGAAGGCGCCACCCGAAATAAGATCCAGCAGGCCATTGACAATGAGATGGTACTGGTGAATGAGAAGCCGGTTAAAAATAATTACAAGGTAAAGCCGGGGGATAAGATCGCTGTTTTCGCCAGTCAAGCCCCCGAAGGCACAGACATTGTTCCCGAAAATATCCCGTTGAACATTGTGTATGAAGATGATTCGATACTCATCATCAACAAACCGGCTGGCATGGTAGTGCATCCCGGCAGTGGAAACCCAAACGGTACCCTGGTGAATGCGGTTGCCTATCATTTAAAACTCCAGGATCCCGGACTGGATGAGAATTCATTGTCCCGTTTCGGGCTGGTTCACCGCATTGATAAGAACACCAGCGGGTTGCTGGTAATGGCCAAAGACCAGAAGTCAATGACCGACCTGGCAAAACAGTTCTTTAACCATACCGTTCACCGCAGGTACATTGCCCTGGTATGGGGCGATATGGAAAAAGATGAGGGCACCATCATTGCCCATGTAGGACGGCACCAGCGCTTCCGGAAACTCTTTACAGCCTACCCGGATGGTGAACATGGCAAGGAAGCCATCACCCATTATAAGGTACTGGAGCGTTATAATTATGTAACACTGGTTGAATGCAGGCTGGAGACCGGCCGTACGCACCAGATACGGGTTCACATGCAACTGATCGGCCACCCCCTCTTCAATGATGATTTTTACGGTGGCGACCGCATTGTAAAAGGAACGGTGTTCACCAAATACAAACAATTCGTTGATAATTGTTTTGCCCTTTGTCCCCGCCATGCCCTGCATGCAAAGGAACTGGGTTTTATACACCCCGTTTCAAGAAAACCGATGCATTTTGAATCGGATCTGCCGGATGACATGAATGCAGTGATCGGGAAATGGAAGAAGTATACCGGGCATAAGGAGAACGGTTAA
- a CDS encoding DUF418 domain-containing protein, with amino-acid sequence MPALTPVQTNEREIFMDVLRGFAILGIFIANLNGLSWYNPEGKITSPYLLPGWDHKMSFLHHMLIEGKFYSIFSLLFGWGIALQIKRGIANGIDPMPTVKRRLLFMLLLGFMHLLIWNGDIVFFYALLSFILLPLRKFSNKILLITGTILILSPILLYWLKMTWPVINRPAELLIQAGINAEGVLVNIKSEEEFMNMMHHGSWWDQLKGNIGGIFFRYQYLVFVSRVPKVLGMFLIGYVLGRSDFYKNIGQHKKTVYWIIGIGLALGLPANYFLADYMSNHMGEYWQLKTKGLYQTIAYALGVVPLSLAYVGLFMLSFQRTAGKKILSVLAPVGKMAFSNYILHSLIGNFVFLGAGLDYMGQVGPVYYSLFGIAVFIVQIILSKTWLKYFNYGPVEWVWRSATYKKWQPFRKTSPGNEQL; translated from the coding sequence ATGCCCGCATTGACTCCCGTTCAGACCAATGAAAGAGAGATTTTTATGGATGTACTCAGGGGATTTGCCATCCTGGGTATTTTTATTGCTAACCTCAACGGCCTTAGCTGGTATAACCCGGAAGGTAAAATTACCAGCCCTTATTTATTACCCGGTTGGGATCACAAAATGAGTTTTCTGCATCACATGCTCATTGAAGGAAAATTCTATTCCATTTTCAGTTTACTGTTTGGCTGGGGCATTGCGCTGCAGATTAAAAGAGGCATTGCCAATGGCATAGACCCGATGCCGACGGTAAAAAGAAGGCTGCTTTTTATGTTGTTGCTGGGCTTTATGCACCTGCTGATCTGGAACGGGGATATTGTTTTCTTTTATGCACTGCTGAGTTTCATACTCTTACCCCTTCGGAAATTTTCAAATAAAATATTACTCATTACCGGCACCATTCTTATTCTGTCGCCCATATTATTGTATTGGTTAAAAATGACCTGGCCGGTAATTAACAGGCCGGCTGAGCTATTGATCCAGGCTGGAATAAATGCAGAAGGGGTGCTGGTAAATATAAAGAGCGAAGAAGAGTTTATGAACATGATGCATCACGGCAGCTGGTGGGACCAGTTAAAAGGCAATATCGGCGGCATTTTTTTCCGGTACCAGTACCTGGTCTTTGTAAGCCGTGTACCCAAAGTACTGGGTATGTTCTTAATTGGTTATGTACTGGGACGATCTGATTTTTATAAAAATATAGGTCAGCACAAAAAAACAGTTTATTGGATCATCGGCATTGGTCTGGCACTTGGCCTGCCTGCCAATTATTTCCTTGCCGATTATATGAGCAACCATATGGGCGAATACTGGCAATTAAAAACAAAGGGCCTTTATCAAACCATTGCCTATGCGTTGGGCGTAGTACCACTTTCACTGGCCTATGTGGGATTATTTATGCTGAGCTTTCAACGTACTGCAGGCAAAAAAATATTATCGGTACTGGCACCCGTTGGCAAAATGGCGTTCAGCAATTATATCCTGCATTCGCTCATTGGCAATTTTGTATTCCTTGGTGCCGGGCTCGATTATATGGGCCAGGTGGGACCGGTATATTATTCACTTTTTGGAATAGCTGTGTTTATTGTACAGATCATTTTAAGTAAAACCTGGTTAAAATACTTTAATTACGGGCCGGTGGAATGGGTATGGCGAAGCGCTACGTATAAGAAATGGCAGCCGTTCCGGAAAACAAGTCCGGGCAATGAACAGCTATAG
- a CDS encoding prolyl oligopeptidase family serine peptidase: MRKLFVLICIAFPAILRAQDGTVTGKEIFTIHDTVWAKLTARDAPLAKKIRDSIDFFRITYLSDGLKVTGYIAEPKAAGKYPCIISNRGGNREFGKWNPVSIVFFLGQMASWNYVVIASQYRGNDGGEGKEEFGGIELNDVFNLIPVLEKDPKADTARIGMEGTSRGGMMTYLSLKRSCRFKAAVITAGMANAFVNTSARPEMDKNVFGELVPDYARNRDNGLKERSVVFWADQLCKTTPLLLMQGSADWRVLPEESLEVVQKLYVAKQPLRFILFEGADHGINEWRNERLAQTKKHFDFYLRDGNKWPSMEKHGN; this comes from the coding sequence ATGAGAAAATTATTTGTATTGATTTGCATTGCCTTTCCTGCAATATTACGTGCACAGGATGGGACTGTTACCGGCAAAGAAATATTCACGATCCATGATACGGTTTGGGCAAAATTGACCGCCCGGGATGCACCGCTTGCCAAAAAGATCAGGGACAGCATCGATTTTTTCCGCATTACATATTTATCAGACGGGCTAAAGGTAACCGGCTATATCGCCGAACCCAAAGCAGCAGGAAAGTACCCCTGCATCATTTCCAACCGGGGCGGTAACCGGGAATTTGGAAAATGGAACCCCGTGAGCATTGTTTTTTTTCTCGGGCAAATGGCCAGTTGGAATTATGTAGTGATAGCAAGTCAATACCGCGGTAATGATGGCGGCGAAGGCAAAGAAGAATTCGGCGGCATTGAATTAAATGATGTATTCAATCTTATTCCTGTATTGGAAAAAGATCCGAAGGCAGATACAGCAAGGATCGGGATGGAAGGCACCAGCCGCGGCGGCATGATGACCTACCTTTCGTTGAAACGGTCATGCAGGTTTAAAGCAGCTGTTATTACAGCCGGCATGGCCAACGCTTTTGTAAATACCAGCGCAAGGCCGGAAATGGATAAAAATGTCTTCGGCGAATTGGTTCCGGATTATGCCCGTAACCGCGACAATGGGCTAAAAGAAAGGTCTGTGGTGTTTTGGGCAGACCAGCTATGCAAGACCACTCCCCTCTTACTGATGCAGGGAAGTGCCGACTGGCGGGTACTGCCCGAAGAATCGCTTGAAGTGGTACAGAAACTGTATGTGGCTAAACAACCGCTGCGGTTCATTTTATTTGAAGGCGCCGACCACGGCATCAATGAATGGAGAAATGAACGCTTAGCTCAAACTAAAAAGCATTTTGATTTTTATCTCCGCGATGGCAATAAATGGCCTTCGATGGAAAAGCACGGCAATTAA
- a CDS encoding DUF1624 domain-containing protein produces the protein MQSTLNTSKRIESIDIVRGLAMVIMALDHVRDYFHISANIDDPLNLATTTPLLYFTRWITHFCAPVFVFLSGTSIYLQSLRKTKKELSAFLIKRGLWLIFAEFFIISLAWTFDPMYHVHPMQVIWAIGISMVILGLVILVGLPYKLILALGLIIVFGHNLLDIPESAPGFKAGFWWDLFHSGFFKLYSYAPNHYVMMVYPFVAWTGVMMLGYCTGIFFSAKYTEAQRRKILQWLGMGLIAFFVTARFINVYGDPVKWTAQEDGLYTFLSFMKVNKYPPSLLYLCIMIGPTLLLLSFLDKIKNGFTNSMLVFGRTAFFYYIIHLYLIHLLAAVSFFVKGNHTVQEAINSMQNLPFLFVFPGEGYGLAIVYAIWAAVILALYPLCKWYDRYKTSHKEKWWLSYL, from the coding sequence ATGCAATCAACACTCAACACATCAAAAAGGATCGAATCCATCGACATTGTCCGCGGGCTCGCCATGGTCATCATGGCGCTGGACCATGTACGTGATTACTTTCACATCAGCGCCAATATTGACGACCCGCTGAACCTGGCAACCACCACCCCACTGTTATACTTTACCCGGTGGATCACCCATTTTTGTGCACCCGTCTTTGTTTTTTTATCGGGCACGTCCATTTACCTGCAGAGTTTACGCAAAACAAAAAAAGAGCTGAGTGCCTTTTTAATTAAACGGGGGCTCTGGCTGATCTTTGCCGAGTTCTTCATCATTTCACTGGCATGGACCTTTGATCCCATGTACCATGTTCATCCCATGCAGGTGATCTGGGCCATCGGCATCAGTATGGTTATACTCGGGCTGGTGATCCTGGTTGGCCTTCCGTATAAACTTATCCTGGCACTGGGGCTCATCATTGTATTCGGCCACAACCTGCTCGACATACCCGAATCGGCGCCGGGCTTTAAAGCCGGCTTCTGGTGGGACCTGTTTCACTCCGGATTTTTTAAACTCTATTCCTATGCGCCAAACCATTATGTAATGATGGTGTATCCCTTTGTGGCATGGACGGGCGTAATGATGCTGGGCTATTGTACGGGTATTTTCTTCTCGGCAAAATATACCGAAGCACAGCGCCGGAAGATATTGCAATGGCTGGGCATGGGGCTTATCGCCTTCTTTGTAACAGCCCGGTTCATCAATGTGTATGGCGACCCGGTTAAATGGACTGCCCAGGAAGACGGGTTATATACGTTCCTCTCTTTCATGAAAGTGAATAAATACCCTCCCTCCCTGTTATACCTGTGCATCATGATCGGGCCGACCCTGCTGCTGCTGTCATTTCTGGATAAGATAAAGAACGGTTTTACCAACAGCATGCTCGTTTTTGGCAGAACAGCTTTCTTTTACTACATCATCCACCTTTACCTGATACACCTGCTTGCCGCAGTCAGTTTCTTTGTAAAAGGAAACCACACGGTTCAGGAAGCCATCAACTCCATGCAGAATTTACCCTTCCTCTTCGTATTCCCGGGTGAAGGATATGGCCTTGCCATCGTATACGCCATATGGGCTGCTGTGATCCTGGCCCTTTATCCTTTATGCAAATGGTACGATAGATACAAAACCAGCCATAAGGAAAAATGGTGGTTGAGTTATTTATAA
- a CDS encoding nuclear transport factor 2 family protein yields the protein MKKTILLPVFAACALMFASCQDAEKKEAPEAATVSPAVAAEPAKPDMAKIKADIQAIETAWAAAQNAKDIKTLAAMYADDAISMPDGEPMLTGKAAIQKKMEADFAKPSKYASVAFETLDVYAQGDVVTEVGKTIYKDAAGKQTGGGKYFAIFQNKDGKYLCIREIYNQDSK from the coding sequence ATGAAAAAAACGATTCTTCTGCCGGTATTCGCCGCATGCGCATTGATGTTTGCTTCCTGCCAGGACGCAGAAAAGAAGGAGGCTCCCGAAGCTGCAACAGTATCACCCGCAGTTGCCGCCGAACCTGCAAAGCCTGATATGGCAAAGATCAAGGCCGATATCCAGGCCATTGAAACAGCCTGGGCCGCTGCACAAAATGCCAAAGACATCAAGACACTGGCAGCCATGTATGCCGATGATGCCATCAGCATGCCTGACGGGGAACCCATGCTCACAGGGAAAGCGGCCATACAGAAAAAGATGGAAGCCGATTTTGCCAAGCCATCCAAGTATGCCAGCGTTGCTTTTGAAACCCTGGATGTGTACGCCCAGGGCGACGTGGTGACCGAAGTGGGAAAGACCATCTATAAAGATGCTGCCGGTAAACAGACAGGCGGGGGTAAGTACTTTGCCATATTCCAAAACAAGGATGGCAAATATCTCTGCATACGGGAGATCTACAACCAGGATTCGAAGTAA